In Pseudomonas coleopterorum, the genomic window CTCATTCCTCAGACCGGGCCGACGGCGGGTGGCGACGGCAAGACCGATACTGAAACGTATCCTGTCTCGAACCAGATCGCCTTCTTCTGGGGGCTCAACGATGCCCCGGAGGCTGAGCGATGGGCATTTGGGGTGAGTACTCAAAAAGCCTGGAAGGCGAAATGTGTCAAAGATGTCGAGAGCATGCTTTCTACCGGGCGTGGCTACTCCAAGATTTTCTGCGTCAGCAGCATGTATATCAAGAACAGTTCAAGGGTGGCGTTGCAAGATAAGCTCTCGAAGGAGCACGGAGTCGAGGTAACGATTTTTGACCGCAGCTGGCTGCTGGACAAAACACTTCATCCAAAAAATCAGCAGCTCGCCATTGATTACCTCGGGCTTACGGGAAGTATAGAAAGCCAAATCCAAATCGGGCCTTTCGATGCCGATAAGCGCATCCAGCTAGCAGAAATCGAACGAAAAATTGATCAGATTGAAGATCCTGGCAACCTGACCTTCTCGCAGGTTGATCTCTACACCAAGCGGGCAATTATCCACAAAGAGTTAGAGCAGGACGCCTACGCTGTTCGGCACCATTTTGATGTCGCCGTTCGAACCGCAAAAAAATTTGGAAGCAAAAGACAGCGTTTTGACGCTCTATACCAGTACGCTTGGGCAGCGTACTGGTGGCTTGAAGATATCGACCTTTTTGAGTCCTACTTTGAGCAAGCAATTGCTGTTGCCGAGCAAACTGAGAATGTAGAGGTCTGGGAAAAGGTTGTCACCTTGTACAATCTGGTGATCACTAGCCACAGGCATGGCACGTCCACTCTAGATAATCCTGCATTGGAGGGAAGGATTCGCCTTAAGTTGGACAGCTTGGCCAACGATCCCGACATGATCAGCAGTTCACTTCAAGCCCAAACCGCCTTGGGGTTTTTGGATTTGTTAAGCTGTCAAACCGAGGATCAGGTCAATGCCGTCTTTGGCAGACTGGAGACCATAGCTGGCGATGCGCATAAGCTGATAGGTTACCCTATAGCCCGACTGCTCAATTTGGTTGAAGCCCTCGACGTAGCGTTTGGTGACCTCGACACCTACAACTCGCTACTAAACAAGCTCATTGATGATGCTGGCGCTCGTGAGGGTGGTCTGGTAGTCGCAGACAGGTATCTGCGACGCGCGGCTGTCAGTTTCGACAAAAAAGACTACAACAGAGCAATCAAGCATCTGGGAATGTCGCTTTACGGGCTGTACACACCCGAAACAAAAGATGAGATGTTCTCAGCGCTTTATATGCTCTCCCATGCATATGAAAAGAAGGGGCTGCCATGGGCAGCAAGGGGCGCAGCAATCATGGCCGCGCACCTTGTAACATCGCAGGCTATCAAGGGACAACGCGGTTCTCGTCGCCAGGTAGCCATCTACAATCGTTTATTGTGGATAGAAGCGCAGCAAGGAAGGCTAAGCCAGTCTTTGCATTGGTATTCGTTATCTCGGCTGGTGGGATCAACGCTGGATGATGACCCGTGGACAGATGATCAGCGAATTAGCTACGAATGTTTACTAGGGCAGTTGTTGCTTAATGCAAGCTTTTCAGAGGTGCAGCAATTAGCCTGGCTTCCAGATAAACTGAGGTCAATGGGGCTGCACATTGTTGCCGACGCGTTGTGGGTTTGTCTTGGGTATGAGTCTAAATTATCTGAGGATGACGTCCCGTTCAACATTGAGTTTATCAATACTTGGCGTGGTATGGATTTTGGCGTCCCAGTAGCCCCTTTGGATTTGTATATGGAGCGCTGGACGACCGTTAACTCCCAAATACTGGGGTGCGCGGTCAGTGTTTCGTTTCCTATTAAATCCCCGTGCATCGAAGTGGCGCAGCAACTGCTGGCGGTAATTGAGAGCTTCTGTGCACCTATGATGGCAGAGCGTGCGGTGGCGTCGGTGCCGAGCATGACGATTGATATTTCGCTTGAACACAGTGCCTCTACGGTCATTGAATACAGCTTTGATATGGGAGCGCAGATCGCATCTGCCCACATCACGTGCTCTGCTTTCGACAGCACTCAAATGACTGCCAGCGAGCTAGAGTCTGTGCAGACCTTTTTCACTGAGTTTTGCCTTCACTTTGTTTCTGCAATTTGCCCTCATATTGGTTTCTCCAAACTAGAGGAAATGTTGCGGGACGATAAGGCTCTAGAGCGCGCTGTGACCTTCAACTCTAATTTGGGTTTGCAAACTCATATGATGGGCAAGGACGTTGACCCAAGTATAGAATCTCATAAAGACGCTTCTTATGAGCTATACCTGCCAACCAGGAGCGTCAGTTGGGCCGATCATTATGATGTGCCAAAATCTGCAGAGGTCGAAGCTAACAAAGCTCCTACGGACGAACAAGAAGTCTGGCATCCTTATAAGTTAGATGATCTGAAGCACAGCGACGTAACGGTTCATTCGTTGATTCAAAACCACCTTTGGGATCAGGCTGGGTGGCGAGGTGTCGGGTTTGGACTGGGCGAACGAAAACTGCCGCTGATGATGTTCGCTTTTGAGCAGGTAATGGTTGGCCAAAAGATTTTTTCAAATATGGCAGGGTCTATTGGTAAAGAGGATTCAGCTGGATCGCTCCGCATAACCTTGATTCGCGGTATCGATAAGGCGAACCCAGCTCATTACCGGGTCGTGGTATCGCAAAACGTGGACTACTCCAAAGCAGATTCTTCGAAGCTCCAAACCCTTCTCTCCCGTATCAATACCATGACCCCAAACTCCTCAGAGAATCTTGAGAGATTCCTGCATGAATATGGGTTGGCGAAGAAATGCTGCGTCGCGACGCCTAGTGCAGATGGAAGGCCCGTTACCCACATCATAACCACTGGCGTCGTGACGAAGTGGGCTTGGGAAATTGATGCGAACGATCCGGACATTTCAGCGATCGGTCTGGAAGACGATGTATACATTCCTGAGGGTGAGATTGACCCGCCCATCAGAAGAGCACACGCACAAATCGGTTCGTTTCGGAGGCGTTGAGATTCTAGCCCAAGGCGGGTGTTCAACAGTCCGCCCTGGCACGCGTCAGTCTAGCGATATTGAACCTCGCGGATACCCCACGTTGGAAGTGAGTGCATGAGCGTTTGCCGAGGTCAATGGACGAAATGGTCAAGCTTTCAGGCAGTGTCCGGGGCAAGGCTCTGGAACCACTGATTGGTAGCTTTCTCTATGCCCATAAGCGGTGATCTCCGGCAAAATAATGAGCGATCTCAGAGTCGGTTGTGACCATAGAATGCGTGGCTAGAAACAGCGATAGACTGTGACTATTTCGCGTTTTTTCGAGGAAGGCCTGTTGCGTTCATATTGTGCAAAAAGCTATAATGCACATATGCAGAAACGCTAGGAAGGCTTCAAAAGTTACCGTAGTGTGCAGTAATATGGGGGGAGGAGTTTTTTGGGTACGCCGTTCAACCTCACCGAAGGCGCCGCGCTGCTGTCGCTGGTCGGACGCCTGACGGGCTACACGCCGCGCTGGTTCACCTACTTCATCGGCGACGCCCATGTGTACGAGAACCATCTGGACATGCTCAACGAGCAAATGAAACGCGAGCCCCTACCGGCCCCCAAGCTGGTGATTTCCGATCGCGTGCCCGAGTTCGCCAAGACTGGCGTGTACCAACCGGAGTGGCTGGAGCTGATCGAACCGAGTGATTTTTCCCTGGAAGGCTACGAACACCACGCGCCACTGACTGCACCGATGGCGGTGTGATCGCGCAAGCTCCCGTATGCGTAGGGGTGAACCTGACAAGTCGCGGCATCTGCGCCTGCTACGAGCCCGTGTGGGAGCGGGCTCTGCCCGCGAAACAGACACCGCAGTCTGCCTGCTGCACTGCGGCCAGGCGTTTCGATGCAATTACCCCGATGCTTTGGTGAAGATATTCATCCCCCCAACGTCAGTCTCGATCTGCTCCCAGCCAAGCCGCCCGTAGTACGCCGACTTTTCCTCGACAGCACATAGATAGACCCGCTCGACACCCTCAGCTTTCGCTTTCTGCATTCCGGCTGTGAGTAATGCCGCCCCGACGCCGTCATTGCGGCTCTCGGCCTCCACCCACAGCGCCGCCAGCCAGGGCGAATACTGCACTCGTTCATCCATGTCCGAAACGATCAGCGATACCGTGCCCATGAACCGCTCACCTGCATGAGCGACCAAAGTGGTGGGAATGGGCTTGGAACGCAGGCTGTCTTCCAGAAGCGTCAGCACATCTTCCAAGGTGTGGCCGTCTTCCTTCCACCAGGCTTGCCACAGCCGCTCGCCCACGATGGCAAGAAAACCAGGTTCAGTGCGCAGATCGGATATTTGAAAGGGGGTTGCGGTGCGATTCATGACAGGTTCTTTTTGTTGGACATGTGCAACGAACCTATAGGCAGGCTTTGCAATAGCGAAACTAGGATTGTTTCAAAACCTTGCTCGCTGATTCAGTTAAGAGATCCGAAAGTCCGCATGCAGGTGTTGCCAATGCTGGTGCAGGATCGCTTGCTGGTCCGGCCTCATGACATTGGCGGCAAGGGCCTCAGCCGACCAATTACGAATGCAGCGTCAGCTTCAAGGCCGCTACGGTTTCTACACTCATGGCAGATCATCCCAAGGATTTTCCGGATAGTTATCCACAGGTCGATCATCCTCGAAATACACCGGCGCGCCTGCGAGGATCTTTTCGATCAGTTTGAGTTGGTCCTTGGGCACCAGGACCATGCTTGCATCCAGACCTTCGGCAATCAGGTCCAGGGTGTTGAGGCGCGGGTTGCCGTCCTTTTCGATCTTTCCATATTGCTGGCGGGTGAGGCCAGTGCGCAGGGGCATGTCCTGAATCTGAAGACCCAGTTGTTGGCGGCGGTTGCGGATCTGTTGCAGAAGTGTGGTTAACATAGGCTGAGTATGAGCCTGATATGGTTCATGTCAAATGAAATGAGCCATATATTATTCATATTTCTTGGGCGATTCGCATGCCAGGGTGTATCTGCTGAACCGCGACGTATTTTTTTCAATGCCCGTGACTGCGGCCCACATGTGAGTGCTCAGCATCGGGGACGGTGACGGCGCCGCTGACTTCCAAACGCTGGAGAATCGCGCAGTGCTCCTCGGCGGTACCGCCATGGCATTTCTGGCGCAGAGCAACGAGCTGCTCCTGCAAGGCTACCAGGCCGTCTATCCGCGCCTTGACGTGATGGATGTGTTCATCGATCAGGTCGTTGACGCTCTGGCACTGGTCCTGGGGGCTGTCGCGCAGGGTCAACAGGTTGCGGATCTCGTCGAGGGTCATGTCCAGGATGCGACAGTTGCGGATGAACGTCAGCCGTTCGACGTGAGCCTGGGTGTAGAGGCGATAGTTACCGTCGCTGCGGGCAGGGGGCGGCAAGAGGCTTTCGCGTTCGTAATAGCGGATGGTTTCGACTTGGCAGTCGGTGATTTTCGCCAGTTCGCCGATTTTCATGCTCATAACCCTGGAAGATGCTTGACCCTATAGTGGCTACAGGGTGTTCACTTGGCAACCTGCACTTCAGGGAATTGCGACCAATGAGCCACCCCACTTCCGGCCATGCCCACGATCATAAGCACGAGCACGAGCACGAGCACGAGCACGAGCACGAGCACGAGCACGAGCACGAGCACGAGCACGAGTACGAGACCAGCCCTGCGCCGTCGGGCCATTGCTGTTCTGGCAAGGCGGCCATTCCGTCGACCGTCCAGTTGGCACCCGGCGGCAGCCAGGAGGCCCGGCTGAGTCAGTTCCGCATCGAGGCGATGGACTGTCCGACCGAGCAGACGCTGATCCAGAACAAGCTGGCCAAGCTGACAGGCGTGCAGCAGCTGGATTTCAACCTGATCAATCGGGTGCTCGGCGTGCGCCATTCGCTGCCCGATACCCAGGCGATCGAGAGCGCCATTAAATCACTGGGCATGCACGCCGAACCCATCACCGGGGACGAACCTGCTACCAACGACCTGCCGGCGCCGCGCAAACCCTGGTGGCCGCTGGCGCTTTCGGGTGTGACGGCAGTGGCGGCCGAAGTGGTCCACTTCACCCAGGCGGCGCCGACCTGGGTCGTGGCATTGCTGGCCCTGGTGTCGATCGCCAGTTGTGGTCTGGGCACCTACAGCAAAGGCTGGATCGCACTCAAGAACGGCAACCTCAACATCAATGCGTTGATGAGCATTGCGGTGACCGGCGCGGTGCTGATCGGTCAATGGCCGGAAGCGGCGATGGTGATGTTCCTGTTCACCGTAGCCGAATTGATCGAGGCCAAATCCCTGGATCGGGCCCGCAATGCGATTGGTGGTCTGATGCGCCTCACGCCGGACACGGCCACCGTGCGCCAGGCCGATGGCCAATGGCTGGAACAGGACGTCAAGATTGTCGCCCTGGAGGCCATCGTCCGCGTGCGTCCGGGGGAGCGTATCGGTCTGGATGGTGAAGTGATTTCCGGTCAATCCAGCATCGATCAGGCGCCCATCACCGGTGAAAGCCTGCCGGTCGAGAAAGGGGTGGGCGACCAGGTGTTCGCCGGGACCATCAATCAGGCCGGCTCGCTGGAATACCGGGTCACGGCCGCCGCCGGCCAATCGACACTGGCGCGCATCATCCACGCGGTCGAGCAGGCCCAAGGTGCGCGCGCGCCTACCCAGCGCTTTGTGGATAACTTTTCGCGGGTCTACACACCCGTGGTGTTTGCCTTGGCCCTGCTGATCGCGGTGGTGCCGCCGCTGGTGGGGTTGGGCGCGTGGTTCGACTGGATCTACCGCGCGCTGGTGCTGTTGGTGGTCGCCTGTCCGTGTGCGCTGGTGATTTCCACGCCCGTCACCATCGTCAGTGCCTTGGCCGCTGCTGCGCGCAAAGGCATCCTCGTCAAGGGGGGCGTGTACCTGGAAGGTGGTCACAAGCTGGACTATCTGGCGCTGGACAAGACCGGCACGCTGACCCATGGCAAGCCAGTGCAGACCGACTACGCGCTGCTCGATTCCGCCTTCGAAGGCCGGGCACAGGCGATTGCCCAGGCGTTGGCGGGACGTTCGGACCATCCTGTGTCGCGAGCCATTGCTGCTGACGCCAATGGGGCGGCTCTGACCTTGGACAACTTCGAGGCCTTGCTTGGGCGAGGCATCAAGGGTCAGGTGGAAGGGCAGACCTATCACCTGGGCAACCATCGCCTGGTGGAAGAGCTGGGTCAGTGCTCCCCGGCGGTGGAAGCGCAACTCGATCAGCTGGAGCGTGAAGGTAAATCGGTCGTGGTATTGCTGGGCCCGCAAGGGCCGGTGGCCTTGTTCGCGGTGGCCGATACGGTGAAGCAGATCAGCCGCGAGGCCATTGCCCAGTTGCATGCGTTGGGCATAAAGACCGTGATGTTGACCGGAGACAACCCGCATACCGCCAAGGCGATCGCAGCTCAAGTGGGGATCGATCAGGCGATTGGCGACCTGTTGCCTGCTGACAAGCTCAAAGCTGTGGAGCAGTTGTACGCTCAGGGTCACCAGGTCGGCATGGTTGGCGACGGGATCAATGACGCGCCAGCGCTGGCGCGGGCGGAAATCGGTTTCGCCATGGCGGCCGCAGGTACTGATACCGCGATTGAAACGGCCGATGTCGCCTTGATGGACGATGATCTGCGCAAGATACCGGCGTTCATTCGGCTGTCGAGGCAGACCCGTTCGGTGCTGTTGCAGAACATCGTGCTGGCCCTGGCGATCAAGGCCGTGTTCCTCCTGATGACCGTGGCCGGCATGGCGACGCTGTGGATGGCGGTGTTTGCCGACATGGGTGTGAGCCTGCTGGTGGTGTTCAACGGGCTGCGGTTGCTGCGCAAATAACTGCGGCGTCAGAGCTGCTGGGCCAGGGCTTCGATCTGTTCTTCACGCTCGCGCTGGGCCAGGTGCTTGTGGCCGTTGAGCGAGGACCATTTCGGGTAGGCTCGGGCCTTGTTCAGGGCTTCGGGCAGCTTGCCTTCGCGCCAGGTCTGCTCCTGTGGCGCCGCTACCTCGATGGTGCCCATGGCAGCATGGCCACGGGCATCGAGCGCTTTCACCAGTTGCTGCTGACGCAAGGCCAGCAGCCGCAGCACGTTGTCGTCCACGGTCAGTTCGCGCTCGCCCTTGAACTTGCCCAACAGGCGCGCGCCATAGCCACGGGCGGTCTGCAGGGCGCCGCCGGCAATGGCGCCAGCGATGGCTGCCATGCCCAGGGTCAAGCCGCCCACCAGCAGATCGACGCCAGCGCCCGCCGCCGCACCGGCCGCAATGCCGCCGCCGACCTTCACGCCCAACTGCTTGAGCGTATCGGGATTGAACAGGTCGTCGCCCCAGCGCCCATCTGACAGTGGCAAGTCGCCGGCCGACGCATCCTGGCTGCGAAAGGCATACAGCTTGAGCAAGGCTTCCACGCAGCGCTGCTCGCGCTTGCGTACCGCCTGGCGAAGCTCTTCGATGGCGCCTGCGGCCGCTTCGCTGGTCACACTGCGGCGACAGGCTGCGCAGTCGATCAACAGTTCGGCGATCAGCCGCCGCGCGCTGCCCTGGCGCGCCAGTCGTTGCGCCTGTTGATCTTCGATCAGCCGCTGCAATGCTGGGCGTGAATGTTCCAGCAGCAACGCCAGACTTTCATACAGCCGCCGCTCGCCATCCTCGGGCGGTGCCACACTGTCGAAGCGAACCAAGGCGTGCAGACCGAGGCGGGCCAGTGCCTCGCGCCAATCCCCCTCGCGTTGCTGGCTGCTGCTGACGAAGTTGAGCACCGGCAGCAACGGTTTCCCGCAGCTGGCCAGCACTTCCAGTTCGTCGCGGTACTTGGCCAGCACCGGCTCGCGCGCGTCGATCACATACAGGCCGGCATCGGAGGCCAGCAACTGGCGCAGCACCTTGGCCTCCTGCTCGAAACGTTGGCGCGCCTCGCTGCCCTGCAGGAACCGCTCGACCCGCGCCGGGCCGTCGAGCCGCTCGCCGGGGCGATCCAGGCGTTCGAGGAAATCCAGCAGGGCGATGGCATCTTCCAGGCCGGGGGTGTCGTAGAGTTCCAGCAGGGCGTCGCCATCGACCGAAAGGCGTGCGCCTTCCACATGACGCGTGGTGCTGGGCCGGTGCGACACTTCGCCGAAGCCTACGTCGCGGGTCAGCGTGCGCAGCAGGGAGGTCTTGCCGACATTGGTGTGGC contains:
- a CDS encoding heavy metal translocating P-type ATPase; this encodes MSHPTSGHAHDHKHEHEHEHEHEHEHEHEHEHEHEYETSPAPSGHCCSGKAAIPSTVQLAPGGSQEARLSQFRIEAMDCPTEQTLIQNKLAKLTGVQQLDFNLINRVLGVRHSLPDTQAIESAIKSLGMHAEPITGDEPATNDLPAPRKPWWPLALSGVTAVAAEVVHFTQAAPTWVVALLALVSIASCGLGTYSKGWIALKNGNLNINALMSIAVTGAVLIGQWPEAAMVMFLFTVAELIEAKSLDRARNAIGGLMRLTPDTATVRQADGQWLEQDVKIVALEAIVRVRPGERIGLDGEVISGQSSIDQAPITGESLPVEKGVGDQVFAGTINQAGSLEYRVTAAAGQSTLARIIHAVEQAQGARAPTQRFVDNFSRVYTPVVFALALLIAVVPPLVGLGAWFDWIYRALVLLVVACPCALVISTPVTIVSALAAAARKGILVKGGVYLEGGHKLDYLALDKTGTLTHGKPVQTDYALLDSAFEGRAQAIAQALAGRSDHPVSRAIAADANGAALTLDNFEALLGRGIKGQVEGQTYHLGNHRLVEELGQCSPAVEAQLDQLEREGKSVVVLLGPQGPVALFAVADTVKQISREAIAQLHALGIKTVMLTGDNPHTAKAIAAQVGIDQAIGDLLPADKLKAVEQLYAQGHQVGMVGDGINDAPALARAEIGFAMAAAGTDTAIETADVALMDDDLRKIPAFIRLSRQTRSVLLQNIVLALAIKAVFLLMTVAGMATLWMAVFADMGVSLLVVFNGLRLLRK
- a CDS encoding helix-turn-helix domain-containing protein, which gives rise to MLTTLLQQIRNRRQQLGLQIQDMPLRTGLTRQQYGKIEKDGNPRLNTLDLIAEGLDASMVLVPKDQLKLIEKILAGAPVYFEDDRPVDNYPENPWDDLP
- a CDS encoding GNAT family N-acetyltransferase, producing MNRTATPFQISDLRTEPGFLAIVGERLWQAWWKEDGHTLEDVLTLLEDSLRSKPIPTTLVAHAGERFMGTVSLIVSDMDERVQYSPWLAALWVEAESRNDGVGAALLTAGMQKAKAEGVERVYLCAVEEKSAYYGRLGWEQIETDVGGMNIFTKASG
- the cadR gene encoding Cd(II)/Pb(II)-responsive transcriptional regulator, with translation MKIGELAKITDCQVETIRYYERESLLPPPARSDGNYRLYTQAHVERLTFIRNCRILDMTLDEIRNLLTLRDSPQDQCQSVNDLIDEHIHHVKARIDGLVALQEQLVALRQKCHGGTAEEHCAILQRLEVSGAVTVPDAEHSHVGRSHGH
- a CDS encoding DUF3482 domain-containing protein codes for the protein MSKPLTLAVVGHTNVGKTSLLRTLTRDVGFGEVSHRPSTTRHVEGARLSVDGDALLELYDTPGLEDAIALLDFLERLDRPGERLDGPARVERFLQGSEARQRFEQEAKVLRQLLASDAGLYVIDAREPVLAKYRDELEVLASCGKPLLPVLNFVSSSQQREGDWREALARLGLHALVRFDSVAPPEDGERRLYESLALLLEHSRPALQRLIEDQQAQRLARQGSARRLIAELLIDCAACRRSVTSEAAAGAIEELRQAVRKREQRCVEALLKLYAFRSQDASAGDLPLSDGRWGDDLFNPDTLKQLGVKVGGGIAAGAAAGAGVDLLVGGLTLGMAAIAGAIAGGALQTARGYGARLLGKFKGERELTVDDNVLRLLALRQQQLVKALDARGHAAMGTIEVAAPQEQTWREGKLPEALNKARAYPKWSSLNGHKHLAQREREEQIEALAQQL